In Legionella spiritensis, the following proteins share a genomic window:
- a CDS encoding SAM-dependent methyltransferase, with amino-acid sequence MPKLLVVGSGIKSVAHLTEETKRVIQNADKVLYLVNEEHLKAWITREAKVSESLESLYFSCEKRIEAYQKITAHIVEVYNQVSSLCVVFYGHPAVFADSALNAVKIIQSQGGDATILPAVSSMDCLFSDLQIDPGNHGCFLIDATELLIYERNIDVHAHLILWQVANLGTFDRTKTTKLPVLVNYLSSFYPKDHPACIYEASILPTQQPRMEWTTISELDSMTFKAISMLYLPPIPETQINSHYLSLLDMNEDNFVLSAQSSTSLTVE; translated from the coding sequence ATGCCTAAGCTGCTTGTTGTCGGCTCAGGGATTAAGTCGGTTGCACATCTAACGGAAGAAACGAAAAGAGTTATCCAGAATGCCGATAAAGTGCTTTATCTGGTGAATGAGGAGCATTTAAAAGCCTGGATTACCCGTGAAGCAAAAGTTTCGGAATCTTTAGAGTCTCTGTATTTCAGTTGCGAAAAAAGAATTGAGGCTTATCAGAAGATAACAGCTCATATCGTCGAGGTGTACAACCAGGTTTCCTCGCTCTGTGTGGTTTTTTATGGCCACCCTGCCGTTTTTGCCGATTCCGCTTTAAATGCGGTGAAAATTATCCAGTCGCAAGGTGGTGATGCCACTATATTACCTGCCGTATCATCTATGGATTGTCTATTCAGCGATTTACAAATTGATCCGGGTAATCATGGCTGTTTTTTAATTGATGCGACGGAATTACTGATTTATGAAAGAAATATTGATGTCCATGCCCATTTGATTCTCTGGCAGGTTGCGAATCTTGGGACTTTTGACAGGACGAAGACCACCAAGTTACCTGTTCTGGTGAATTATCTGTCCAGTTTTTACCCTAAAGATCATCCGGCTTGTATCTATGAAGCATCGATTCTGCCGACACAACAACCACGCATGGAATGGACAACAATTAGTGAATTGGATAGCATGACATTTAAAGCGATCTCCATGTTGTACCTTCCTCCCATACCTGAAACGCAGATCAATAGCCATTACCTGTCGTTACTGGACATGAACGAAGATAACTTTGTGTTATCTGCTCAATCATCAACGTCATTGACGGTCGAATAA
- a CDS encoding helix-turn-helix transcriptional regulator, whose protein sequence is MANTEFKQQILFIKDVERLIGRNRNTLRRWWLTGKFPRPVKIHDSLLTWHYVVIEQWIDQMLTTKDSNSTK, encoded by the coding sequence ATGGCAAACACCGAGTTCAAACAACAAATCTTATTTATCAAAGATGTCGAGCGACTCATAGGTCGAAACCGCAACACACTAAGGCGCTGGTGGCTGACCGGTAAATTTCCTCGGCCGGTTAAGATACATGATTCTCTTTTGACTTGGCATTATGTGGTTATTGAACAATGGATTGATCAAATGTTAACAACTAAAGATAGTAACTCCACGAAATAG
- a CDS encoding RNA-directed DNA polymerase, producing the protein MDYSAEFKGWDNLLLEDLLVAYRKAKADCYYEKILPTSIKFAKYEKDLLKNLNSLLNKLKKNPGFKNDSSFRGEYRLIPKKLNIEPKEGIPKPHVHFSDPYKSFKNLIQNKDMTPEFRVIGDFPVITHIISALWVNMIGHKLDACLTNNCYGFRLKRLGDNTSLSKKNKRAFHISAIGSFEPYFFPYQQWRKDGIKAMKSELNNNRKIIAASLDLKSYYHFIDPNYIKSNAIYDSLALDEQPTDHEKNFTDELAEFLDTWSNSSNIFINEITQNEQEIHKGLAIGLTATQIISNLLLHKWDDLILKNITPIYYGRYVDDMFLVIPDPETISNADEFMGFLQKRIGKNYLDKKDNNSWQIQLGDDFQGKSYLRLQQNKQKLFLLQGQRGLDLLDSIEKEIKELSSEFRLMPSPENLEKSTAAQVLSATLNTSESADTLRRADGVTIRRLSWALQMRHVETLALDLPISEWEHQRNEFYQFAHNHILSSENLFDHFSYLPRLLGFAIGLNEWVQATYIIKDIFSSLNAIAEECTTNTKVTINGNESIIDNGLWDRVKETLGWFLIETITQYLDPMLLFSDELPIQNEKHAKYLIKNLLEQQPKITNDDVNDIFLQAKQIAISDLSKTPYKNILESRAASQLINFRSPSEKRNDREILNEFSKTKLIDIKDLRLFIKLSKKMRLHWVKKKKRKGESFLPYIFPTRPYTPAEITELIPQCIGINSNSLNYDPYLWGKLVKLLRGVWVNPDLINNDNLPTFETKRSQKKLNRIEVGYKKNDEVILVLTNIKTTNTDWEGMACNKPQLNIKRYKCIAEMVNQTIKLNPRPDYVLFPELSIPPEWIGSIENRLTSSGISLIAGTEYKHYSDDEILSETCLVLTDDRLGFQSHVKIWQPKLKPSPQEEKELYQRFGKTWYYDGISDKSDCRKRRSPTKHIYKHNDFYFAVLACSELQNSKTRIKFQGEVDALIVLSWNKDIETFSSLIEATALDIHGYTILVNNRLYGDSRVRSPAKEGFMRDLARLRGGDNDYCIAVTIDTAKLRAFQSRATRWPDINDSFKPVPEGFKLNPSRKKLPPK; encoded by the coding sequence ATGGACTACTCAGCCGAATTTAAAGGATGGGATAACTTATTATTAGAAGATTTGCTTGTCGCATACCGAAAAGCCAAAGCTGATTGTTATTATGAGAAAATTCTTCCAACATCAATTAAATTTGCAAAATACGAAAAAGACTTACTAAAAAATCTTAATTCACTGCTGAATAAATTAAAAAAAAACCCCGGGTTTAAAAATGATAGTAGTTTTCGAGGAGAGTACAGACTAATACCTAAAAAATTGAATATAGAACCTAAGGAAGGTATACCAAAACCCCATGTTCATTTTTCAGATCCATACAAATCCTTTAAAAATCTAATTCAAAATAAAGATATGACTCCTGAATTCAGAGTAATAGGTGATTTTCCTGTTATAACCCATATCATTTCTGCTTTATGGGTTAATATGATTGGCCACAAATTAGATGCTTGTCTAACTAATAACTGTTATGGGTTCAGGTTAAAACGACTAGGTGATAATACTTCCCTGAGTAAAAAAAATAAAAGAGCCTTTCATATATCAGCCATTGGTTCTTTTGAGCCTTATTTTTTTCCATATCAACAATGGAGGAAAGACGGAATTAAAGCGATGAAAAGTGAATTAAATAATAATAGAAAAATTATTGCCGCCTCACTTGATTTAAAAAGTTATTATCATTTTATAGACCCAAATTATATCAAATCAAATGCTATCTACGATTCACTGGCTCTTGATGAGCAACCAACCGATCACGAAAAGAATTTTACCGACGAACTAGCTGAATTTCTTGATACCTGGTCTAATTCTTCAAACATCTTTATAAACGAAATAACTCAAAATGAGCAAGAAATTCACAAAGGATTAGCAATTGGACTTACAGCAACTCAAATTATTTCAAATTTACTATTACATAAATGGGATGATTTAATTTTAAAGAATATTACACCAATTTATTACGGCCGCTATGTTGATGATATGTTTCTTGTTATTCCTGATCCAGAAACTATTTCCAATGCAGACGAATTTATGGGTTTTTTACAAAAAAGGATCGGTAAAAATTACTTAGATAAAAAAGATAATAATTCATGGCAAATTCAACTGGGAGATGATTTCCAAGGAAAAAGTTATCTTCGATTACAACAGAACAAACAAAAACTATTTCTCCTCCAAGGACAAAGAGGGCTTGATCTTCTTGATAGCATCGAAAAAGAAATCAAAGAACTTTCGAGTGAGTTCAGGCTGATGCCATCTCCTGAGAATTTAGAGAAATCCACTGCAGCTCAAGTACTTTCAGCTACTTTAAATACAAGTGAATCAGCGGATACACTAAGGCGTGCAGATGGTGTAACTATACGTCGCCTAAGTTGGGCTTTACAGATGAGGCATGTGGAAACTCTGGCACTTGATTTACCAATATCTGAATGGGAGCATCAAAGAAATGAATTTTACCAATTTGCTCATAACCATATATTAAGCTCAGAAAATCTATTTGATCATTTTTCGTATTTACCACGTTTACTAGGATTTGCAATCGGTTTAAATGAATGGGTACAAGCAACTTACATTATAAAAGATATTTTTAGCTCTCTGAATGCTATAGCAGAGGAATGCACAACCAATACGAAAGTCACGATAAATGGCAATGAGTCTATTATAGATAATGGACTTTGGGATAGAGTAAAAGAAACGCTAGGTTGGTTTTTAATTGAAACAATCACTCAATATCTTGATCCAATGCTACTATTTTCAGATGAACTTCCCATACAGAATGAAAAGCATGCAAAATATCTTATTAAAAATTTATTAGAACAACAACCAAAAATTACAAATGATGATGTTAATGATATATTTTTACAAGCGAAGCAAATTGCAATATCTGACCTCTCTAAAACACCTTACAAAAACATACTTGAAAGTCGTGCTGCTTCTCAACTAATAAATTTTAGATCACCCTCAGAAAAAAGGAATGATCGCGAAATATTGAATGAATTTAGCAAAACAAAATTGATAGATATTAAAGATCTGCGCCTATTTATAAAATTAAGTAAAAAAATGCGATTACATTGGGTAAAAAAGAAAAAAAGAAAAGGCGAAAGCTTTTTACCATATATATTTCCAACTCGTCCTTATACCCCAGCAGAAATTACTGAACTCATTCCACAATGTATAGGCATCAACTCTAACAGTCTAAATTATGATCCATATCTATGGGGGAAATTAGTTAAATTATTACGAGGTGTGTGGGTCAATCCTGATTTAATAAATAATGATAACCTTCCAACTTTTGAAACAAAACGATCCCAAAAAAAACTAAATCGGATAGAAGTAGGGTATAAAAAAAATGACGAAGTAATTCTTGTACTTACCAATATCAAAACAACTAATACAGATTGGGAAGGAATGGCATGCAACAAGCCCCAACTAAATATAAAGCGATATAAGTGTATAGCTGAAATGGTAAATCAAACTATAAAGCTTAACCCTAGACCTGATTATGTTCTATTTCCTGAATTGTCTATCCCTCCAGAATGGATTGGGAGCATTGAAAACAGACTGACTTCTTCTGGCATAAGCCTAATAGCTGGCACAGAATATAAACATTATTCCGATGATGAGATATTAAGTGAAACCTGCCTCGTTTTGACAGATGATAGATTAGGATTCCAAAGCCATGTAAAAATCTGGCAGCCAAAGTTAAAACCATCTCCGCAAGAAGAGAAAGAACTCTATCAAAGATTTGGTAAAACCTGGTACTACGATGGGATTAGTGATAAATCTGATTGTCGGAAACGGCGTTCTCCTACTAAACATATATATAAACATAACGACTTTTATTTTGCTGTATTAGCATGTTCAGAACTACAAAATAGTAAAACTCGCATCAAATTTCAAGGTGAGGTTGATGCCCTAATAGTCTTATCTTGGAATAAGGACATTGAAACTTTTTCCTCGTTAATTGAGGCTACTGCCTTGGACATACATGGTTATACCATCTTGGTTAATAATCGACTATATGGAGACAGTCGTGTAAGATCACCAGCAAAAGAAGGATTTATGCGTGATTTAGCAAGATTGCGTGGAGGTGATAATGATTATTGTATTGCAGTGACTATTGATACAGCAAAACTAAGAGCATTTCAAAGTAGAGCGACTCGATGGCCTGATATTAACGACTCATTTAAACCTGTGCCAGAAGGATTTAAATTGAATCCATCCAGAAAAAAATTGCCTCCAAAATAA
- a CDS encoding AAA family ATPase — MYLNKLMVRDKYKIIRDISFKQGLNLVIDETSSVTQDSGNNVGKTTFLRTIDYCLGGKKDILYKEKEFKRENKIIYDFLHDNEVQFELSVKSKTGIIHTIIRPINGNPCIDNMELTSEGKFQECLFQLIFNSENNKPSFRQLMKKFIRIENDQLTNSLYFLHKATPHTDYEAVFLFLFGFRDTDLLLEKKKLVKKIKEINKKISDSEYTIDDLEQQTHLLKKEIDTLNHQKKNFAFSEEVNDELYSLKKLQSSISELKETIAKLNIKYELSRESINQLRKSKTNIDIKYLEKIYKQAKLDVSNIQTKFNEVLIFHNKMIDNKISYIEGTLDKILSELEQQKRILNQVLDEERILLKIMAKKGALDEYDKINSKLNHKFQLYGNKETLISILSKLRNHIHETESNLDIVNEKILKYKIVFQDNLKSFNEFFAEYSEKLYGNQYYLKLKNNTGKKNENILLDIGNMEENIGTGKKMAQISALDLAYLKYAEVSPYQLPNFVLHDQLETIFENQLETLFELANSIKGQYVVAVLSDKIRKLSTNLINENCILKLSQSDKFFRIP, encoded by the coding sequence ATGTATTTAAATAAATTAATGGTCCGAGATAAATACAAAATTATAAGAGATATTTCTTTCAAGCAAGGCCTAAATCTGGTGATCGATGAAACATCTTCTGTAACTCAGGACTCTGGAAATAACGTTGGAAAGACAACTTTTTTGCGAACTATTGATTACTGTCTAGGAGGAAAAAAAGATATTCTTTATAAAGAAAAGGAATTTAAACGTGAAAATAAAATAATATATGATTTTTTGCATGATAATGAAGTGCAATTCGAATTGAGCGTGAAATCAAAGACGGGCATTATTCATACTATTATTAGGCCTATTAACGGAAATCCATGTATAGATAATATGGAGTTAACATCTGAGGGTAAATTTCAAGAATGTTTATTTCAATTGATATTTAATTCAGAGAATAATAAACCTTCATTCAGACAATTGATGAAAAAATTTATTAGAATTGAAAATGACCAACTAACAAATTCATTATATTTTTTACATAAAGCTACTCCACATACAGATTATGAAGCTGTTTTTTTATTCTTGTTTGGGTTTCGAGATACAGACCTTTTGTTAGAGAAGAAAAAACTAGTAAAAAAGATAAAGGAAATTAATAAAAAAATAAGTGACTCCGAATATACTATTGATGACTTAGAGCAGCAAACTCATTTGTTGAAAAAAGAAATTGATACTTTGAATCACCAGAAAAAAAATTTTGCATTTAGTGAAGAGGTAAATGACGAGCTCTACTCATTAAAAAAATTACAGAGTTCGATATCTGAATTGAAAGAAACAATTGCAAAATTAAATATAAAATATGAGCTTAGTCGCGAATCAATAAATCAGTTGAGGAAGTCAAAAACAAATATAGACATCAAATATCTAGAAAAAATATATAAACAAGCTAAATTAGATGTGTCTAATATCCAAACAAAATTTAATGAGGTTTTAATATTCCACAATAAAATGATTGATAATAAAATCTCATATATTGAAGGGACATTAGATAAAATACTATCTGAACTAGAACAACAAAAAAGAATATTAAATCAAGTCCTAGATGAAGAAAGAATTTTATTGAAAATTATGGCAAAAAAAGGTGCTCTTGATGAATATGATAAAATTAATAGTAAACTGAACCATAAATTTCAACTTTATGGTAATAAAGAGACATTAATAAGCATTTTAAGCAAATTAAGAAATCATATACATGAGACTGAAAGTAATTTGGATATCGTAAATGAAAAAATTTTAAAATATAAAATTGTTTTTCAAGATAATTTAAAATCATTTAATGAGTTTTTCGCAGAATATTCAGAAAAATTATATGGTAATCAATATTACCTAAAATTAAAAAATAACACGGGAAAAAAAAATGAAAATATTTTATTAGATATCGGAAATATGGAGGAAAACATAGGGACAGGTAAGAAAATGGCTCAGATATCAGCATTGGACTTAGCTTATCTTAAATATGCAGAAGTATCACCTTATCAATTACCCAATTTTGTATTACATGATCAATTAGAAACTATATTTGAAAATCAATTAGAAACTTTATTTGAGTTGGCTAATTCAATTAAAGGACAATACGTAGTTGCAGTATTAAGCGACAAAATAAGAAAATTGAGTACCAATTTGATTAATGAAAATTGTATTTTAAAATTGTCACAGTCAGATAAGTTTTTTAGAATCCCATAG
- a CDS encoding ABC-three component system middle component 6, with the protein MIVDSDKHPELNIYFIGAIILKVINKSFNCENDILDIFKKYNKGRKIKVSFDYFLLGMDWLYILGIININEKGNVILCI; encoded by the coding sequence ATGATTGTTGATAGTGATAAACATCCTGAATTAAATATATATTTTATAGGGGCAATTATTTTAAAAGTTATAAATAAATCTTTTAATTGTGAAAATGATATATTGGATATATTCAAAAAATATAATAAGGGACGAAAAATAAAAGTTTCATTTGATTATTTTCTATTAGGTATGGATTGGTTATATATATTGGGAATAATTAATATTAATGAGAAAGGAAATGTTATCTTATGTATTTAA
- a CDS encoding ABC-three component system protein: MNSNIKQNVKGNDNFVVVNYDMHVSNISSILAEALPEIAKIVALQDDSVNDTKPYSVKDKIEYNNIKSFKEILQEYGQYGFKIDTLYEEYDNHTPGFIRSVFQYFRTKYLLKKEQLISLNENGEDPQLIIKRNSDNIIRDIFKQFVVEIKTVKNIEINMEALDTCALCVVCHALINCKILEKPPL, translated from the coding sequence GTGAATTCAAATATAAAGCAAAATGTAAAAGGCAACGATAATTTTGTAGTTGTAAACTATGATATGCATGTATCAAATATATCATCTATATTGGCAGAGGCTCTTCCTGAAATTGCAAAAATTGTCGCCTTACAAGATGATTCTGTTAATGATACCAAGCCATATAGTGTCAAAGATAAAATTGAATATAACAACATAAAATCGTTTAAAGAGATTTTGCAGGAGTATGGTCAGTACGGTTTTAAAATTGATACATTGTATGAGGAATATGATAATCATACACCTGGCTTCATTAGATCAGTTTTTCAATATTTTAGAACTAAATATTTATTGAAGAAAGAGCAGTTAATCAGTCTTAATGAAAATGGGGAAGATCCCCAATTAATTATAAAAAGGAACTCCGATAATATTATAAGAGATATTTTTAAACAATTTGTTGTTGAAATTAAAACGGTAAAAAACATTGAGATCAATATGGAAGCTCTTGATACTTGCGCGCTATGCGTGGTTTGCCATGCTTTAATTAATTGTAAAATACTTGAGAAACCTCCTTTATGA